In Citrobacter sp. RHB25-C09, the following proteins share a genomic window:
- the ftsQ gene encoding cell division protein FtsQ codes for MSQAALNTRNSEEELSSSRRNNGTRLAGILFLLMVLCTVFASGWVVLGWMEDAQRLPLSKLVLTGERHYTKNDDIRQSILALGAPGTFMTQDVNIIQSQIERLPWIKQASVRKQWPDELKIHLVEYVPIARWNDQHMVDAEGNTFSVPSDRTSKQVLPMLYGPEGSANEVLQGYRDMGQVLAKDRFTLKEAAMTARRSWQLTLNNDIKLNLGRGDTMKRLARFVELYPVLQQQAQTDGKRISYVDLRYDSGAAVGWVPLPPEESNQQQNQAQAEQQ; via the coding sequence ATGTCGCAGGCTGCGCTGAACACGCGAAACAGTGAGGAAGAACTTTCTTCTTCACGTCGCAATAATGGAACACGTCTTGCAGGAATACTCTTCCTGCTGATGGTGCTCTGCACCGTGTTTGCCAGCGGCTGGGTGGTGTTGGGGTGGATGGAAGACGCGCAGCGTTTACCGCTCTCGAAGCTGGTGTTAACCGGCGAGCGTCACTACACGAAGAATGATGACATCCGCCAGTCGATTCTGGCACTTGGGGCGCCTGGCACCTTTATGACTCAGGATGTGAATATCATCCAGAGCCAGATCGAGCGTCTGCCCTGGATCAAACAGGCGAGCGTCAGAAAGCAATGGCCTGATGAATTGAAGATTCATCTGGTTGAATATGTGCCGATTGCGCGTTGGAATGATCAGCATATGGTGGATGCCGAAGGTAATACCTTCAGCGTACCGTCCGATCGCACCAGCAAGCAGGTATTGCCCATGTTGTACGGTCCAGAAGGCAGCGCAAATGAAGTGTTGCAAGGGTATCGGGACATGGGACAGGTGCTGGCGAAGGACAGGTTTACTCTGAAGGAAGCGGCGATGACCGCTCGTCGTTCCTGGCAGTTGACGCTGAATAACGATATTAAGCTCAACCTTGGCAGGGGCGACACGATGAAACGTTTGGCTCGCTTTGTAGAACTTTACCCGGTTTTACAGCAGCAGGCGCAAACCGATGGCAAACGGATTAGCTACGTTGATTTGCGTTATGACTCAGGCGCGGCAGTAGGGTGGGTACCCTTACCGCCTGAGGAATCTAATCAGCAACAGAATCAGGCACAGGCAGAACAACAATGA